A genome region from Bradyrhizobium commune includes the following:
- a CDS encoding acylphosphatase: MSRAILQVMIRGRVQGVGYRAWVEYQATASGLEGWVRNRRDGSVEALFAGAPKHVADMVALCRHGPPSAKVDSVTSETSRVDELNLRRAGEAFSVLPTV, encoded by the coding sequence ATGAGCCGGGCGATCCTCCAGGTGATGATCCGCGGGCGCGTTCAGGGCGTCGGCTACCGGGCCTGGGTCGAATATCAGGCCACCGCGAGCGGCCTCGAAGGCTGGGTCCGCAACCGGCGCGACGGCAGCGTCGAGGCGCTGTTTGCGGGAGCGCCGAAGCACGTCGCCGACATGGTCGCGCTGTGCCGCCACGGCCCGCCGTCGGCAAAGGTCGACAGTGTCACCAGCGAGACATCGCGCGTGGACGAACTGAATCTGCGCCGGGCAGGGGAAGCGTTTTCAGTGTTGCCGACGGTTTAG